Proteins encoded in a region of the Methanomassiliicoccales archaeon genome:
- a CDS encoding Lrp/AsnC family transcriptional regulator — translation MVVIDEMNRKIIKLLATDGKITYNEIASRMRRSPSTIRDRIKRLEDNSIILGYAAIVNCEQMGMNTDAVVFANAGKNVTSQDLARLKNVPGVTEVLFVSGERTIMIRLHAQDNKTLNEILTKHIAPLGLFDIEVQIVLESVMRFPGIW, via the coding sequence GTGGTGGTCATTGACGAGATGAATCGCAAGATAATCAAGCTTCTTGCGACTGACGGAAAGATTACCTATAATGAAATTGCGTCGAGGATGCGCAGATCGCCATCAACGATCAGAGACAGGATAAAGAGACTTGAAGATAATTCGATTATATTGGGATATGCAGCTATAGTAAATTGCGAACAAATGGGAATGAATACCGATGCTGTAGTGTTCGCAAATGCAGGAAAGAATGTGACGAGTCAGGATCTTGCAAGACTAAAGAATGTTCCCGGCGTAACAGAAGTGCTGTTTGTAAGCGGTGAGAGGACTATCATGATTCGGTTGCATGCCCAGGATAATAAAACACTAAATGAGATATTAACCAAACACATCGCTCCGCTAGGTCTATTCGACATTGAAGTTCAGATCGTCCTGGAATCAGTTATGAGATTTCCAGGTATCTGGTAG